Proteins encoded together in one Gadus chalcogrammus isolate NIFS_2021 chromosome 18, NIFS_Gcha_1.0, whole genome shotgun sequence window:
- the LOC130371914 gene encoding parathyroid hormone/parathyroid hormone-related peptide receptor-like — translation METVMISVWICILLLHQLSLKTVTALIDSDDVITREEQIYLLIGAQDACDRSIRNQMALIKAGECVPEWDGIVCWPSGGAGDWVSIPCPEYIYDFNHKGRVHRQCDISGAWEQANALNRTWANYTECTSLNADYSSQAEVFRRLHMMYTVGYSISLLCLLVAVFTLCYFKRLHCTRNHIHIHLFLSFICRAVSIFVKDAVLHSMTEDDQAGWQLTGHPPQLFGCKLAVTLFLYFLATNHYWILVEGVYLHSLIFMAFLSDRSYLCTLSIIGWGVPAVFVSVWVSVRASLADTQCWDISAGNLKWIYQVPILAAIIVNFFLFLNIIRVLASKLWETNTGKLDPRQQYRKLLKSTLVLMPLFGVHYMLFMAIPYTDVSGLLWQVQMHYEMFFNSFQGFVVAFIYCFCNGEVQAEVKKAWLRRSLVSDLRQKSRMTSSGGGVSSYYGNLTTNNSVSSSAVTSRGGVLPVAPPSMHPIRNSPPCYASSDLMETRDALPTPSPPGTGSGRGGSVWCDGGPGGETPGGPQEGHLEELETML, via the exons ATGGAAACAGTCATGATTTCTGTCTGGATCTGCATCCTCCTTTTGCACCAGCTCTCCCTGAAGACTGTGACTGCACTG ATAGACTCTGACGATGTGATCACAAGAGAAGAGCAGATCTACCTTCTGATTGGTGCTCAGGACGCGTGTGATCGCAGCATCCGGAATCAGATGGCCCTCATAAAag CAGGCGAGTGTGTTCCTGAGTGGGACGGTATCGTCTGCTGGCCCAGTGGCGGAGCCGGAGACTGGGTGTCCATACCCTGTCCAGAGTACATCTATGACTTCAACCACAAAG GTCGGGTTCATCGGCAATGTGACATCTCTGGGGCCTGGGAGCAGGCCAATGCCCTGAACCGCACATGGGCCAACTACACGGAGTGCACTTCCCTCAACGCCGACTACAGCAGCCAAGCGGAG GTGTTTAGAAGGCTCCACATGATGTACACAGTGGGCTACTCCATCTCCCTGCTGTGTCTGCTCGTCGCTGTCTTCACCTTATGCTACTTCAA GCGTCTTCACTGCACACGGAAtcacatccacatccacctcttcctctccttcataTGTCGAGCTGTGAGCATCTTTGTGAAGGACGCCGTTCTCCACTCGATGACAGAAGACGACCAGGCAGGATGGCAGCTCACCGGACACCCACCTCAGCTG TTTGGCTGTAAGCTGGCTGTTACCCTGTTCCTGTACTTCCTGGCAACCAACCATTACTGGATCCTGGTGGAGGGCGTGTACCTGCACAGCCTGATCTTCATGGCCTTCCTCTCCGACAGAAGCTACCTGTGTACCCTCAGCATTATCGGCTGGG gggtaCCAGCTGTCTTTGTCTCCGTCTGGGTCAGTGTCCGAGCCTCACTAGCGGACACACA ATGCTGGGACATCAGTGCAGGAAATCTGAAATGGATTTATCAGGTTCCTATCTTGGCAGCCATTATA GTgaacttcttcctcttcctcaacatCATACGAGTCCTGGCCTCCAAGCTGTGGGAAACGAACACTGGCAAGTTAGACCCAAGGCAGCAGTACAG GAAGTTGCTGAAGTCCACCCTTGTCCTGATGCCTCTGTTTGGAGTTCACTACATGCTCTTCATGGCTATTCCATACACTGACGTCTCTGGCCTCCTCTGGCAGGTCCAGATGCACTACGAGATGTTTTTCAACTCCTTTCAG GGATTTGTTGTGGCTTTCATCTACTGTTTCTGCAACGGAGAG GTGCAGGCTGAGGTAAAGAAGGCGTGGCTAAGACGGAGTTTAGTGTCGGACCTCAGACAGAAGTCCAGGATGACCAGCAGTGGGGGCGGAGTCAGTTCGTATTACGGCAACCTGACCACCAATAACAGCGTCAGCTCCTCTGCCGTCACCTCGAGGGGCGGAGTCTTGCCGGTGGCCCCGCCTTCCATGCACCCGATCAGAAACAGTCCTCCGTGCTACGCCTCCAGTGACCTCATGGAGACCCGCGACGCTCTCCCGACGCCCAGCCCCCCAGGCACAGGCTCTGGACGGGGGGGTTCGGTGTGGTGTGATGGGGGCCCCGGGGGAGAGACCCCTGGAGGACCTCAGGAAGGAcacctggaggagctggagacaaTGCTGTGA